Proteins encoded together in one Variovorax paradoxus window:
- a CDS encoding toprim domain-containing protein yields MNAAEAKQMLASQAAEIARMLLPQGKQRGSEWKAGNANGEPGDSLSVCIRGHKAGVWSDFASGQAGDLIDLWMACRGQSMAEAMKDIKRHFGIRDDFPRPPEKTFRRPESPRAPAAKARAAEWLMGRGLTEETIRAFKVAEQVQHGKTYAVFPFIDEHGELINIKYRNPDEKKDMRQEPGAAPCLFGWHLIDPKARTVTITEGEIDAMTLHQMRVPALSVNQGAGNHQWIEHDWEKLERFDDILICFDNDEAGDKGAAEVINRLGVERCRRVRLGAKDANQWLQDGAEPVDFQQAMEDARPLDPDELRNANDYTAAVEALFYPPPGAPLDPALYIDKELEWFRFRLAEYTCWTGINGHGKSLMLDQILLGLMLQGERVVIFSGEMGAARHLKRLHKQASGQDRPTREYIRAIGAWFRERLWLFDLVGVAKLDRLLEVFAYAARRYGVRHFVIDSLMMIDVPQDGPGAITKQNEAVQKLVSFKKTHNVHIHLVAHPRKLRDETEAPGKMEVAGAGGIVNGADNVFSIWRAQKDEAPANPNDPDALAKWQEEQEGIDAKLILKKQREDGVQDYTLRLWFDKPTQQYRTGPRKYPLRFVEFSTQDQEMS; encoded by the coding sequence GTGAACGCTGCCGAGGCAAAGCAGATGCTGGCCAGTCAAGCCGCCGAGATCGCACGCATGCTGCTGCCACAGGGCAAGCAGCGCGGCAGCGAGTGGAAGGCCGGCAACGCCAACGGCGAGCCGGGCGACAGCCTCTCGGTGTGCATCCGGGGTCACAAGGCGGGTGTGTGGTCCGACTTCGCGAGCGGCCAGGCGGGCGACCTGATCGACCTGTGGATGGCCTGTCGCGGGCAGTCCATGGCCGAGGCGATGAAGGACATCAAGCGGCATTTCGGCATCCGCGACGACTTCCCGCGTCCACCCGAAAAGACCTTCCGCCGACCGGAGAGCCCGCGTGCGCCGGCTGCGAAAGCCCGGGCTGCCGAATGGCTGATGGGCCGCGGGCTGACCGAGGAAACGATTCGCGCCTTCAAGGTCGCCGAGCAGGTGCAGCACGGCAAAACTTACGCCGTCTTTCCGTTCATCGATGAGCACGGCGAGCTCATCAACATCAAGTATCGGAACCCGGACGAGAAGAAGGACATGCGCCAGGAGCCCGGCGCGGCGCCATGCCTTTTCGGGTGGCACCTGATCGATCCGAAAGCGCGCACGGTCACCATCACCGAAGGCGAGATCGACGCTATGACCCTGCACCAGATGCGCGTGCCGGCGCTGTCCGTCAATCAAGGCGCGGGCAACCACCAGTGGATCGAACACGACTGGGAAAAGCTTGAGCGCTTCGACGACATCCTGATCTGCTTCGACAACGACGAGGCCGGCGACAAGGGCGCGGCCGAGGTCATCAACCGCTTGGGCGTGGAGCGCTGCCGCCGTGTACGGCTCGGCGCCAAGGACGCCAACCAGTGGCTGCAGGATGGCGCCGAGCCCGTGGATTTTCAGCAGGCGATGGAAGATGCGCGTCCGCTGGACCCTGACGAGTTGCGCAACGCCAACGACTACACCGCCGCCGTCGAAGCGCTGTTCTACCCGCCACCCGGGGCGCCGCTTGATCCGGCCCTGTACATCGACAAGGAACTCGAATGGTTCCGCTTCCGGCTCGCCGAGTACACCTGCTGGACCGGCATCAACGGCCACGGCAAGAGCCTGATGCTCGACCAGATCCTGCTCGGCTTGATGCTGCAGGGCGAGCGCGTCGTGATCTTCTCCGGGGAAATGGGTGCCGCCCGCCACCTGAAGCGCCTGCACAAGCAGGCCAGCGGCCAGGACAGACCGACCCGCGAATACATCCGCGCGATTGGCGCCTGGTTCCGTGAGCGGCTGTGGCTGTTCGACCTCGTGGGCGTAGCGAAGCTCGACCGACTGCTTGAGGTGTTCGCCTATGCCGCGCGTCGGTATGGCGTCCGCCATTTCGTCATCGACAGCTTGATGATGATCGACGTGCCGCAGGACGGACCCGGCGCGATCACCAAGCAGAACGAGGCCGTGCAGAAGCTGGTTTCGTTCAAGAAAACGCACAACGTCCACATCCACCTGGTGGCGCACCCCCGCAAGCTCCGGGACGAAACCGAGGCTCCCGGAAAGATGGAGGTCGCAGGCGCTGGCGGCATCGTCAACGGCGCCGACAACGTGTTCTCGATCTGGCGTGCCCAGAAGGACGAAGCACCAGCGAATCCGAACGACCCCGATGCCCTCGCCAAGTGGCAAGAAGAGCAGGAGGGCATCGACGCCAAGCTGATCCTCAAGAAGCAGCGCGAGGACGGAGTGCAGGACTACACGCTGCGGCTGTGGTTCGACAAGCCCACTCAGCAGTACCGAACCGGACCAAGGAAGTATCCGCTTCGCTTTGTCGAATTCTCAACCCAAGACCAGGAGATGTCATGA
- a CDS encoding LexA family protein has protein sequence MHINRNHAPMDLPYHSTMVDYKTRLTEAMKYANVSVSALAAAIGVSYQAVSKAVDGTTNSLSAYNNSKAADFLCVDARWLATGEGSMELKRQEEAHMVPLVPWESLSTWKGVSEWQSRPEGNEFTIVPISCSNETFCVIAQGDSMVAPHGSMQSYRPGSHLYFDPLRDNGKPSDGAPILAKLIGSDEVTFKIYKQEGARRWLAPLNPQHEPIRNSFTVMGILIGQWTN, from the coding sequence TTGCATATCAACCGCAACCATGCGCCAATGGATTTACCCTATCATTCAACCATGGTTGATTACAAAACGCGCCTCACCGAGGCAATGAAGTATGCGAACGTCTCCGTGTCTGCTCTGGCCGCGGCGATTGGGGTGTCTTACCAAGCGGTAAGCAAGGCCGTTGACGGCACTACGAATAGTTTGTCGGCCTACAACAACTCCAAAGCCGCTGACTTTCTCTGTGTGGATGCGCGATGGCTTGCTACTGGCGAAGGCTCCATGGAACTAAAGCGGCAAGAGGAAGCGCATATGGTTCCGCTGGTCCCATGGGAATCTTTGTCCACCTGGAAAGGAGTCTCAGAGTGGCAATCTCGACCTGAAGGCAACGAGTTCACCATCGTCCCGATCAGTTGTAGCAACGAGACCTTCTGTGTCATCGCTCAGGGCGACAGCATGGTAGCTCCGCATGGGAGCATGCAGTCTTACCGTCCGGGGAGCCACCTCTACTTCGATCCTTTGCGAGACAACGGCAAGCCGAGCGACGGCGCACCCATCCTGGCCAAACTCATAGGGTCGGACGAGGTTACGTTCAAGATCTACAAGCAGGAGGGCGCGCGCCGCTGGCTTGCTCCGCTCAACCCGCAGCACGAGCCCATTCGAAATTCATTCACCGTCATGGGGATACTCATCGGCCAGTGGACAAATTAA
- a CDS encoding SGNH/GDSL hydrolase family protein, with amino-acid sequence MNIYPAHAATFSAVAVACLCAGCGGGGGGSSGGVALPIVGIPSAPAAPAAPTVDCTLQLEGDSIASGGLSLFTTIAEVPAAGIKRMRPAYVVTDKSVIGNSAHARAPVFVNESIASRIVVIEFGVNDAGNSYPYEAAMRLLLDRTKALGKVVVITGLPPQRVPLVNADAYNAIAKALATEYGATFADWRSVVIDASDMSDDVHPLQKGSAQLVEQLVRALDQVAPECGK; translated from the coding sequence GTGAACATTTACCCGGCCCACGCGGCCACTTTTTCAGCCGTCGCCGTAGCCTGCCTCTGCGCAGGTTGCGGCGGCGGTGGTGGCGGCAGTTCTGGCGGTGTCGCACTGCCCATCGTCGGCATCCCTTCAGCTCCAGCAGCACCAGCCGCGCCAACGGTTGATTGCACGCTGCAGCTCGAAGGCGACTCCATAGCAAGCGGTGGGCTGTCGCTGTTCACCACCATCGCCGAGGTGCCTGCCGCAGGCATCAAGCGCATGCGTCCCGCCTACGTGGTCACGGACAAGTCCGTAATAGGCAACAGCGCCCACGCACGAGCACCAGTCTTCGTGAACGAGTCGATTGCCTCGCGCATCGTGGTGATCGAGTTCGGTGTGAACGACGCCGGCAACTCCTACCCCTACGAAGCTGCGATGCGCCTCCTGTTGGACCGCACCAAGGCGCTCGGCAAGGTCGTTGTCATCACGGGTCTACCGCCGCAGCGCGTGCCGCTGGTGAACGCGGACGCCTACAACGCTATCGCGAAGGCGTTGGCCACGGAATACGGCGCCACGTTCGCGGACTGGCGCTCGGTGGTCATCGATGCGTCTGATATGTCGGATGACGTGCATCCGCTGCAAAAGGGTTCGGCGCAGCTTGTGGAGCAACTCGTGCGCGCACTCGACCAGGTGGCACCGGAGTGCGGCAAGTGA